The Melospiza melodia melodia isolate bMelMel2 chromosome 19, bMelMel2.pri, whole genome shotgun sequence genome includes the window GGTcaggggcttggcagtgctggcttaATGGTTGGGCTCAGCGATCttagggcttttccagcctaaaggattctgtgattccatgagtctGCTGTGagggatgtggggtgctggtCCGTGTGCTCCCCGTGCTGCTCAGCATTACCTGCTCAAACACTGAGATCTCTGTGTGACTGTGACACTGGTTCTGGGTGCCACGGCCACCTGTTACCAGCAGGTGGATCTAAATTGGTTCTCTCACTTCTCTCCCCATGCAGCTTtaaaaaatgttcctttaagcAGTGACCAGCACTGAAATCTTATGTGAATTTGGTTGCTATAACTATATTGGCATAGGAAGCACTGACAAAATTAACCCCTGGGTAACCCATGTGTGTAGTGAGGGTTATCTGGGATGttactgtctgtctgtctgtgcagggAGGTGTGGCACAAGTGACTGGATTAGGGGCCAGTGGTATGGAGATGCTCCAAAGGTGATGTCTCCCTGTGCTTGCTGCTGAACAGGAACAGCACCTGCTTGGCTGGCATTGGTGGGGGATtggctgtgctctgctgggaTCACCGGGACTGGGATTCCATGCAGAAATGAGACAGATTCAGGATAGAAAATGCAGTGTCACATTGGTGATGGGAGCTGGCTCTTTGGAGCACCTTGTTTTGTGAGCTTCTTTCTCCTGGCTGACAAAGCCAGGTTGCTGTGGGAGGCAACCCAGCGTGCTGGAGACACGGGCAGCTGGGATGTGCTCCATCTGTACAGGGCTCAGCACAGTCACCAAGCAAAGCtctgtccagctctgctgccaagccctgcaggcagagcagtgtGGCCACAGCCCATCACCTGGGGTGCTCAGCCTGTCCCGGGGCTGGGAGAACCGTCAGGAGTCTGGATGTGTGGTGCCAGGCAAGACTTGGTCTCTTTTTTCTCTAGGTGTGGATGCCCAGGCGGGTCAGGGCTTCactctgcagcagccccaggccaAGGTGACGGTGACAGCGGGGGACAATCTCACCCTGATCTGCACTGTATCTGGAATTGCTGGACCAGGTTCTGTGATGTGGCTGAAGGGCTGGGGCAGTGGGAACAAGACTGTCTATGACCAGAATAACGCGGATCCCTCCTCCCGTGTGACGGCGGCAGTGCCTGGGTCTGACACAAACTTCACCATCCACATCAGGAACGTCCAGCCTGAGGACATGGGCACCTACTACTGTGTCAAGTTTGTCAAGGGTGCCTTTGGTGCTGATGAGGTGTTTAAGCATGGCAGTGGCACCGAGGTGACTGTGCAAGGTGAGTGgggctcctggagcagctcctgctgggaaccACCCAGCGGGCTCTgctcagctggagcagggatggggaaggggctcagggcGGCTCCAGGAGAGGATCCCATGGGCCATCCCCGTGCCCTTGTGTGAGACTCTGCTCCAGGCaggcccagggctgggcagggggcagagcCTGGTCTGAGGGCCCCGTGCTTCTCCCCACAGCCAAACCCAGCCCCCCGCTCGTGTCCGGGCCTGAGCAGAGAGCGAGGCCGAACGACTCAGTGCCTTTCACCTGCACGACTGGAGGGTTCTTTCCTGACAAGATTGACGTGAAATGGTTCAAGAACGACAACTCCATGACGGCTCAGCAACCCCAGGTCACTCAGTCAAGGATGAAAACCTACAACATGTCCAGCACAGCGCAGGTGACCCTGCAGAAGGACGATGCCCGCTCGCAGATCACCTGTGAGGTGACGCACCCCACGCTGCGGGCCCCGCTGCGAGGGAGCTTCCAGCTCAGCAGGGTGCTGAGAGGTGAGGGCTGGGGGCTCGCATGGGGgtgctgctctgtggggctggggtccCTGGGAGGAGGGCAGGGTGCCCTGTGGGGCGCAGCAAACACCgagctctgcctctcttcccagttccccccagcgTCAAAATGCGCGCTGAGCCGAGCCCCGCTGAGGTGAACAAGACCGTGGCCTTCACCTGCCTCCTGAAGGAGTTTTACCCAGCTAATGTGTCCATTTCCTGGCTGGAGAATGGGATTGAGATAAAGGGGCAGAACCTCTCCGGGCCACGGGAGGTGTCCCGGGGCTTGTTTGAGCTGAGCAGCCGCGTGGAGGTGCAAGCGACAGAGGAGAAAAACGGGTCCACGATCACCTGCAGGGTGGTGCATGATGGCCAGGCCCCTGCCAACGACTCAGCCGTCCTGTTGATCTCCAACCCAACCCTGGGGGGATTGAGCAACGAGTTCCAGATTAATAAAGGTGCgtcagagctgctgggatggggTGCCTGGCAGGGTGGCTGTGTGGTGTCACCCCTGAGGAAGCTCAAAGCCCCAGTCAAAATCTGGTTAAAGGACCAAATCTCCATATCAGGGGTCTGGGGGATGTGATGGTGGCAGGCACTGAGCTGTCCCCCTTGGTCCTTCATGCATCACTGGGCCAGTCCCAGTTGTGAGGCTGCTGGTACTGGGTGGTACCACGTTCCTGGGCCATGGTGACCTTTTTGTTGGTGTTTCAGATGATATGCTCATCTACATCGTGGTGGGTGTGGTCTGCACcgtgctggccctgctggtggctgccATTCTGTACCTGATCCGGACCAAGCAGATCAAGGGTAAGGGAGCCAAGTGTGGGGcagggaggcagctgctcccagccccgtttttcctctctttcccaTATGTTTCACATTGCCCCATTGGACAATAACTCCTGGCAGTGCAGCTGCAGGTCCTTCCCAGTGGGGTGATGGATAGAGCTGCCCAGGTTGTTTGAGGCTGCAGGGTAAACTCTGGCTGGTCTAAAtcctgccctgcacctcctgTGCTCCCCCAGGAGCAGTCCTGAATGAAATTGATTGAAACTCCAGGGAATTGCAAGCACTTGCCTCTGGGAAAAGATGTGTCCTTGTCCTTGAAGCAGTCTCTGCATGtgttctctgtgcccagggaaaTGGGGCGTTTATCTTGTTTCCtgaattattttttccctaattttttccttctctttcagcAGGTAAAAGCTCACCGTCTGCCAGGTGAGTGCAAATCTCTTCTAGTCACCAGGTAACCTGTGGGTACTCTGAGCTGGATACCTCCAGTCCACAGAGTCCCTCAGGACTGGGACAGAGCTGTATCCCCAAAACTTGTGAAGGGGAAGGCAGGAGCACAGTCTCTGCCCATCTCCCCAGCTGGGGTTCTGGGGATTTTTTGCTTGTGGTGGGGCTGAGCAGAATGGTGGGAGCTGGTCtctggccagcagagaggcagctgtaCCAGCACAAGCCAATGTTCAGGACCTGTCTTGCTGGGTGCAGCTGTGAGGACCTTGGCTTGCATCTGACCTCCATCACCAGGGAAAGGGCAACAGGACCCTCCATCCATCTGACTGTTCTTGTCCCTCCTTCCAGGTTACATGAGCCAGAGAAGAGCAGCGAGGCCACGACCCAGGTGGGTCATGCTGGGACTGGGGAGGGAGGGTGGCTGGGAGCCACTGGAGATGGCAGTGGAGGGTGGTGGTTCTCAGTGAAACATCTCAGTGTCTCCACTCTGTGGCCAGAGGTGGAAGAGAGGCTGCCCCAGGAAGAGGATAGCCACTTCCCAGAATCTTTTCTGCCGtcaccctccctcctcctcctccttctccttcttcttctccttctcctcccagtaaaGTCTGGGTTGGTGCTGCCTGGAGAACCAGCTGTGCGATAGCCAGCCAGGCTATTTGTGGAGTTATTTTGCATTTGGTGACGCAGCTACGAGCGAAGTCGTGATCAGCAGCAATCTGTCCATCCCAcccaggctctgccagctcccaCGTGGGCATCACTGGGCAGTCTGGCCTTGCTGGGATGCAGTGGCTTCAGTGACAGCTCTGGAATTGTGGCAGTGGTTTTGAAGCCAGAGCAGGGTGATGGGGTGGCTCACGATGTGAAGCTATAGCATGGGGTAGAGCATGGCttcagggtggtggctgctggCATTGTTCCCCCATAGAAGCAAGGCTGAGGTGCCCCAGGCCGAGCTGCAGTGGGATTGACTCCAGAACAGGGCTGTGGGTCCAGGGGCATCGTTCTAGAGGAGGAACTCTTGGTGCCTCACGCAGGAATCCGACCCCAACAACCTGACCTACGCGGACCTGAACTTCGAGAAGGAGAGGAAGAGCATCCGGCGGATGGTGGAGATGAGCCAGCAGTCGGAGTACGCCTGCATCCAGAGCAACCAGGCGCCCAACGGCGACGACAACCTCACCTACGCCGACCTGGACATGGTGCACCTCAGCAAGGCGCCCAAGCGGCCGGCCCCGCGCCCCGAGGAGGCTGGCTCCGAGTATGCCAGCGTCCAGATCACCAGGAAGtgagcagtggctgcagggacCCCCTGTCCTGCCGGGaacagctctgctcctccctAAGACTGTTCTCTTGGATGCAGCGGGAGCGATGTGAGGATGCGCTGCGGTACCTGTGTTTTAGGATGGAAATGGAGCCCGCAGTACTTGTGGGGGTCTTCTCCCATCCAGAGAGACATGATTTTTGGGGGCAGTTTGGTCCTGGGGCTGCCAGCTCCATCCCTTCAGGACCCCCATCAAGGGTTGCTCAACCTCAGTGTGCCGGGTTTGCCCGTGAGCAGATTCAGCCAGCGGAGCTGCAGCCCCTTGGGAAGCTCCAGCTGGGCTGAGGGGACAGGTACAGTGCCTCCACACCAGCTCTCATGGGGATGCCCCTGCCTGGCCCACGGCTCCCCAGGACCAGCAGGGCCCCCACACTGCCTTCTGGGGCTCTGCCACCACGCCTGGACACCAAACTCTGGCTTTAAAGGAAGGACCCGAGTGTCCGCCTCTCTTCCCAAGTGTCCCTTCTGCGGGACCTCTGTCTCGCCACAAGGCCAAGAGGCTGGAAGGCCAACGAGCCAAGGCCCCCGCCCTGCCATCCAGGGGAGCTCCAGGTCTGGCTCCTCAGCACCAAGCatcctcctcatcatcatcaccaccttcctgtgctcagccttgccctgccctgggacCCACCAGCGCTGCCCCAGGCTTGTACAAAGCGTGCGAGGGCCCCGCCAGCCTGGCTCCCCCCGGGAGCTCCCCGCAGGTACCGTGTAACATGTTTTGACTGTTTGACATGTAACTGTTAATTTTTAGAGCTGAAACCCCCAATGTTTTGTGTTGTACGTGGGTGTACTGCTGTGTACTTAACACTAGAATAAGATGTGCAAAATTAAGACCGAGGCCTCAGTAAAGAATCCCCCAAACCCTACAGAGTTTATAAGAGACTTCTATGCTCCCCCCACCCCAGCTCTGTCTTGGGGGCCAAGCAGGCTCCCCCCAGCCCGCCCATGGGGACAAATGTcttccctgtgccccctgcctggGCCACCCTGTGGAGTCTGACCCTCTGTTGGCTCCTGCAGCAGTGGAAGTACAGGGGGCTTGAGGGCACCTGGGGTCCTTGGGGGTGCTTTGGGAGCAATGTGACTGCTTGTACAgacattttttttgttgttgttttttctttttttttttttgcttgcaagATATTTTTATAATAAAAGTGAAAAGTCCTGTGCTGCTCCCGCACATGAGcgtgtccctgtgctcaggggggTCACcttggccctggggctgcagggtgggCTTGGGGGTCTGTGTGTCctgcagggaggaggagaggagggctcGTCCTGCACAGCCCTGTTGTGTGAGCTGGAGGGAGGGAAGAGAAGGCAGGAGGTCAAGGCTGGGATGGGGGCTGTGGTGCTGGTTCCCCTGGGCACCATGAGGGAGGGGAGCAGTGCACCCCATgggcagggagctgagctggggtGCCCAGACTGGTGTGCAGGCAGGCTGGCTGCTGGCTCCAGCCTGTGCTGTGAGCTGAGTGTTCAGGGCTCTGCAGTGACCTCCCCCCCTTTCCCAAGCTGGAGCTGGTGCCTGGGCTGTGTCTGGGGCATGAACTGTCTCGCCAGAGCCAGGAACTGCCATGTGGGGCTACAGAGACACTCAAACCCAGGCTGGGTTTCCTcggtgctgagctgctgctggaggggtCACTGAGCAGAAAAGGGACAGTTTGCCCCCTGCCCTCAGCACAACTGCCCCTTCCCAGCTGGGCAGCAGTGGTGATTCCCAAGGGAGTCTCCCCTTGCCAGCACCCTACACACCCCTGCAGCAGGCTGAGCATGGCTTGCTCAGCTGAGATGGCTCTGTCACCCCCAGGATATGGCTCCAGAGGTGTGTGGGGTCCCACATTCCTTTTGGCCCCCATGGCCCAGGAAGGACACCACCGtgtgctgcctgcagctctcaCAGCCAGCACCCCTGGCCCATCTGGGCACCCCAGTTTGGGGTGcttgctctgccctgcagagcacaCTCAGCACCCAGATGGCTTCAGCTTCGTTGGCATCTGCCTTTTATTGACTGCGGGGGGAGTTGGGTGTTGGGGCTTGGGGCTGACCCTGCCTCTGGAGTCGCTCTTGGAGGGGGAGCCCAGGGGCACCAGGAGGGTGCTGGGATCGGTGGGACACTGTGAGAAGCTCGGGGTGGGGAGTGagggctgggctcagcactgcttgAACACCTGGTGATGGTGCTGTGGTTTCACCAGCCACCTCTGCCCGTGGCCTCCCCGGTCCTGCCCTGGTTCATCCTTCCCAGTGCTCGGAGCCCCCTGCCCTGTAGCTCAGCTCTGGTGGTTTGCAGACCCTGCTGTGCTCCGGCAGCCACGGGAGGATGGAGGATCTGTGTCCCCAGCAATACCCCCGGGAACCCTGGGCTGGGCCACAGCCACTCCACCAGCAGCCGgagtggcactgtcccctcctgcacacaggATGGGCAGGTGAACCAGAGAGGGACAATGGGACGGAACTCACGGTCCCCTGAGCGAATGAGGCAAGGGTGACACCGGGccgggcaggggacagggctgggggcgATGGCACGGTcggggtggcagtggcagtgcgGGGAGCCATGCCTGGCTCTATAGGTCTGAGACCTCCCCTGAGTAGGCGCTGGGGTCCTCGTCCGAGCGCGTGGTCACCTTGAACTGCCGCCGCAGGAAGCCCCCGTAGCGCTTCTGATTGTCCCACTTGAGCTTGGGCCGGATGCGGCGCAGGAAGCCCCCGTAGCGCTTGTGCAGCTCCGGCCCCTCGGCCCCCGTGGGCTCCtcgtccccatccccgtcccctgCCGGCCCCGGGTAGTCCTCGGGGGCCGCTCGCTCGCCCGGCTTGTGGCCGAAGCCCCCGGACTTCTTGCTGAGGCCGCCCTTGCTGTGAGCGTTCTCgcggagcagggacagcagcttcGCCTTGGACATCATCTTCATGAAGCCCCCGTAGCGCTTGGCCGGCGCTGGTGGCAGCTCTGCAGCGCCCAGAgcctgctctggctctgcctcaTCCTCCTCTGCCTCCTGTGGGGATGGCTCTGTCCCCTCGGCCAGGGCCACCAGCGGGGCCAGGAGCGCCAGCGCCTTCCTGCACATCTCCCACTCGGGGCCGGGTGACAAGGAGCCCTGGCATTCCCACAGGCACATCTGTAAAACAGCGGCCACAGGTGCTCGGGGTGAGCCCCTGCCTTCCTCCCACCCCACCCCGAGCCCAGGGGTCCGTGCCCACCGTGCTGCTCAGCTCGGTGAGAAGCCAAATTTGCACAACCCCAGCACCCTGGGGTGCCCGTGACCAGCACACCAGGtgccacccagctctgccaccctgcACCCGTGGCACTCCACTGCTGTGGCTCCTTGGCTCACGTCCCCGTGGGGCTGGCACTCACCAGGGGCTGGACGCTGCTCTCGGCACCGCGGCTCT containing:
- the LOC134426981 gene encoding tyrosine-protein phosphatase non-receptor type substrate 1-like isoform X1 — its product is MEPHPRDPGRAAWALPCLLLLALPGVDAQAGQGFTLQQPQAKVTVTAGDNLTLICTVSGIAGPGSVMWLKGWGSGNKTVYDQNNADPSSRVTAAVPGSDTNFTIHIRNVQPEDMGTYYCVKFVKGAFGADEVFKHGSGTEVTVQAKPSPPLVSGPEQRARPNDSVPFTCTTGGFFPDKIDVKWFKNDNSMTAQQPQVTQSRMKTYNMSSTAQVTLQKDDARSQITCEVTHPTLRAPLRGSFQLSRVLRVPPSVKMRAEPSPAEVNKTVAFTCLLKEFYPANVSISWLENGIEIKGQNLSGPREVSRGLFELSSRVEVQATEEKNGSTITCRVVHDGQAPANDSAVLLISNPTLGGLSNEFQINKDDMLIYIVVGVVCTVLALLVAAILYLIRTKQIKAGKSSPSARLHEPEKSSEATTQESDPNNLTYADLNFEKERKSIRRMVEMSQQSEYACIQSNQAPNGDDNLTYADLDMVHLSKAPKRPAPRPEEAGSEYASVQITRK
- the PDYN gene encoding proenkephalin-B isoform X1; this translates as MAMVVCRQRLQGEMARRALALALCLSLSAVASADCVTQCSLCAAQSRGAESSVQPLMCLWECQGSLSPGPEWEMCRKALALLAPLVALAEGTEPSPQEAEEDEAEPEQALGAAELPPAPAKRYGGFMKMMSKAKLLSLLRENAHSKGGLSKKSGGFGHKPGERAAPEDYPGPAGDGDGDEEPTGAEGPELHKRYGGFLRRIRPKLKWDNQKRYGGFLRRQFKVTTRSDEDPSAYSGEVSDL
- the LOC134426981 gene encoding tyrosine-protein phosphatase non-receptor type substrate 1-like isoform X2, producing the protein MEPHPRDPGRAAWALPCLLLLALPGVDAQAGQGFTLQQPQAKVTVTAGDNLTLICTVSGIAGPGSVMWLKGWGSGNKTVYDQNNADPSSRVTAAVPGSDTNFTIHIRNVQPEDMGTYYCVKFVKGAFGADEVFKHGSGTEVTVQAKPSPPLVSGPEQRARPNDSVPFTCTTGGFFPDKIDVKWFKNDNSMTAQQPQVTQSRMKTYNMSSTAQVTLQKDDARSQITCEVTHPTLRAPLRGSFQLSRVLRVPPSVKMRAEPSPAEVNKTVAFTCLLKEFYPANVSISWLENGIEIKGQNLSGPREVSRGLFELSSRVEVQATEEKNGSTITCRVVHDGQAPANDSAVLLISNPTLGGLSNEFQINKDDMLIYIVVGVVCTVLALLVAAILYLIRTKQIKGKSSPSARLHEPEKSSEATTQESDPNNLTYADLNFEKERKSIRRMVEMSQQSEYACIQSNQAPNGDDNLTYADLDMVHLSKAPKRPAPRPEEAGSEYASVQITRK
- the PDYN gene encoding proenkephalin-B isoform X2 produces the protein MARRALALALCLSLSAVASADCVTQCSLCAAQSRGAESSVQPLMCLWECQGSLSPGPEWEMCRKALALLAPLVALAEGTEPSPQEAEEDEAEPEQALGAAELPPAPAKRYGGFMKMMSKAKLLSLLRENAHSKGGLSKKSGGFGHKPGERAAPEDYPGPAGDGDGDEEPTGAEGPELHKRYGGFLRRIRPKLKWDNQKRYGGFLRRQFKVTTRSDEDPSAYSGEVSDL